In a genomic window of Amphiprion ocellaris isolate individual 3 ecotype Okinawa chromosome 13, ASM2253959v1, whole genome shotgun sequence:
- the fgf2 gene encoding fibroblast growth factor 2 has translation MATGEITTLPSAPEDGGSSGFPPGSFKEPKRLYCKNGGFFLRIKSDGGVDGIREKNDPHIKLQLQATSVGEVVIKGVCANRYLAMNRDGRLFGARRATDECYFLERLESNNYNTYRSRKYPNMYVALKRTGQYKSGSKTGPGQKAILFLPMSAKC, from the exons atggcCACTGGAGAAATCACAACACTTCCCTCTGCACCTGAAGACGGTGGCAGCAGCGGATTTCCTCCCGGGAGCTTCAAGGAGCCCAAAAGGTTGTACTGTAAAAACGGCGGCTTCTTCTTGAGGATTAAGTCTGATGGGGGAGTGGACGGAATCCGGGAGAAAAACGACCCCCACA TAAAACTTCAACTCCAGGCGACCTCGGTGGGAGaagtggtcatcaaaggagtttGCGCGAACCGATATCTGGCAATGAACAGAGACGGACGTCTGTTTGGAGCG agacGAGCGACAGATGAATGCTACTTCTTGGAGCGACTTGAGAGCAACAACTACAACACCTACCGCTCCAGGAAGTACCCAAACATGTACGTGGCGCTGAAGCGGACTGGCCAGTACAAGTCTGGAAGCAAAACTGGACCGGGTCAGAAGGCCATTCTGTTTCTTCCCATGTCTGCCAAGTGCTAA
- the bbs12 gene encoding Bardet-Biedl syndrome 12 protein, whose product MLESTILNHRQHVGLQKLSALAGVSHSCLGPNKRYKFIQDDACGESALACSCFHIIESLELTCAVGQLVYETIQAHQKVYHTGSGCLLFLAGVWSHAALDCLQRGISVAHIISGMSEGMDVCIDVCRKCAISIEGLGVTPLKRNTATSSGLEVQLSEKLTTSASRVSKVNHKTLNISEQRKIKLSRHFCETKPPPQLPDIAHIAEGLSHGCEDTMKLVVQAFQMLSKTNQQDASQFMFDTTKVVTCVLPGLPERHACVLPGCVVLLSAEQAAVAHHLKEQHLKVALINGDLSDTYRHLGFKRLKGVQRVSDQLSTLSREDEWVEKVVGLLLNLEVKLILVSGLASEKVIQRCCTHHILVAEKVKASVLKTFADSAGAIPVTYATQLSKHCVGSGAGVKIWRDLGSHDSKSATAVNISAGMSSGLVTVVLTSCLHGKLQALEDQFWACASRLHHALKDRALLPGAGRIEMLCIHHLQQQVECSRETNHDQQTTRGTAANHYRGVVLHLMAEGLIDYISAVMVNTGKFSKVKARTVVSQQLQNCNKHLGISANFSQLFLEDDGEDSAVFSEMKPDEAVEIYDNVSVKQEAWRKALDLVFLVLQTDAEVITGVDQKTDAALENVALL is encoded by the coding sequence ATGCTGGAAAGTACAATTCTAAACCATCGACAACATGTTGGACTGCAGAAACTCTCAGCGCTGGCAGGAGTCTCACATTCCTGTTTGGGCCCTAATAAAAGGTACAAGTTCATCCAAGATGACGCATGTGGGGAGTCAGCTCTTGCGTGTTCATGTTTTCATATCATTGAGAGCCTGGAGTTGACCTGCGCAGTCGGTCAGCTGGTTTACGAGACCATTCAAGCCCACCAGAAGGTCTACCATACGGGGTCGGGATGCTTGCTGTTTCTTGCGGGAGTGTGGAGCCATGCTGCCTTGGACTGTCTTCAGAGAGGAATTTCAGTCGCACACATAATCTCGGGTATGTCTGAAGGAATGGATGTATGCATTGATGTTTGCAGGAAATGTGCCATTTCGATTGAGGGTCTTGGTGTGACGCCATTAAAGAGAAACACTGCAACATCCAGTGGTTTAGAAGTTCAGCTGTCAGAGAAACTAACTACTAGCGCCTCACGGGTTTCAAAAGTTAATCACAAGACTCTAAACATCAGTGAACAGAGAAAGATAAAGCTCAGCAGGCATTTTTGTGAGACCAAGCCTCCACCTCAGCTTCCTGACATTGCGCACATTGCTGAGGGATTGAGCCACGGTTGTGAAGACACAATGAAACTAGTAGTTCAAGCCTTTCAGATGCTCTCAAAAACGAATCAACAAGACGCCAGTCAGTTCATGTTTGACACAACTAAAGTGGTCACGTGTGTGTTACCTGGTTTACCAGAGCGGCATGCTTGCGTTTTACCAGGCTGTGTTGTTCTTCTATCTGCTGAACAGGCTGCAGTTGCTCATCACTTAAAAGAACAACACCTGAAGGTAGCTCTTATCAACGGAGACTTATCAGACACCTATCGACACCTTGGCTTTAAAAGGCTGAAAGGTGTACAGCGTGTGAGTGACCAGTTGTCGACTTTGAGCAGAGAGGATGAGTGGGTGGAAAAGGTTGTTGGACTTCTGTTAAACCTGGAAGTGAAGCTGATACTAGTCAGTGGGCTCGCTAGTGAGAAAGTGATCCAGCGCTGTTGTACACATCATATACTTGTGGCGGAGAAAGTGAAGGCTTCAGTTTTGAAGACTTTTGCCGATTCAGCTGGAGCCATTCCGGTGACTTATGCCACGCAGTTGAGTAAGCACTGTGTTGGCAGCGGGGCGGGGGTGAAGATATGGAGAGATCTCGGCAGCCATGACAGCAAATCTGCAACAGCTGTGAATATTTCCGCCGGTATGAGCAGCGGACTGGTGACGGTGGTCCTTACAAGCTGCCTACACGGCAAGCTGCAAGCACTGGAGGATCAGTTTTGGGCCTGTGCTTCTCGTTTACACCATGCGCTGAAAGATAGAGCCCTTCTACCTGGTGCTGGACGGATAGAAATGCTTTGTATTCATCACCTACAACAACAAGTGGAGTGCAGCAGAGAGACGAATCACGACCAACAAACCACAAGAGGGACGGCAGCTAACCACTACAGGGGTGTAGTGTTGCACCTAATGGCAGAAGGTTTAATAGATTACATATCCGCTGTAATGGTTAACACAGGGAAGTTTTCAAAAGTCAAAGCCAGGACGGTGGTGAGTCAACAACTGCAGAACTGTAACAAACATTTAGGTATTTCTGCAAACTTCTCACAGCTTTTCTTGGAGGATGACGGAGAGGATAGTGCAGTTTTCTCAGAAATGAAACCTGACGAAGCAGTGGAAATTTATGATAATGTGAGCGTAAAGCAAGAAGCATGGAGGAAGGCCTTAGATCTCGTTTTCCTGGTCTTACAGACTGATGCAGAGGTCATCACAGGCGTGGACCAAAAAACTGATGCTGCACTGGAAAATGTGGCACTGTTATGA